A portion of the Eretmochelys imbricata isolate rEreImb1 chromosome 27, rEreImb1.hap1, whole genome shotgun sequence genome contains these proteins:
- the LOC144258115 gene encoding uncharacterized protein LOC144258115 isoform X1: MSGGVTDLQALQSHLQAMEQGTGDGKQPDGHPLYKLSEPGLDGAALCSPDFQQPQELELQESRGHAPPECTSAQSHGALSSLGRPSHSLLCVEEEVKNRKRPRLSNGPEASPSLVSHFRRVLSGPQPQGPSPFGHILQSNSLDLHSRRPQDGLPHTRTLDNPRATHSGASVLYRPSPEPLESPSLNYGLEDCCPWSGRAPSGGSSISSQASKVTGLYAELVKELELQMAELRNLLASREEAAMWQERRIKELELENQQLKSQLRNLEEQNDLLSSRNGAGAAAARTVLRSGNSCVDINESNIQFLKGLVGLLESNTALQANGLQPFSSPNMGEQRCTPAEVPKSPPVWRMRAGVPSGFPPWISTEDSSGSPVTLSDATCLWEENVQDMLPDGTPVWASPVEENGRPKLELIPNSGVYITHNQLDDLSQVSTDKPKLMTRRLLDYFFSRETLARSSATGQRIAHNNTTMEKPIRLPVAVVNAIKEYVTKVCGKSCNFNAVINSKCGTSRRAVKKMIIKME, translated from the exons ATGTCTGGTGGTGTGACTGACCTGCAGGCTCTGCAGAGCCACCTCCAGGCCATGGAGCAAGGGACAGGAGATGGCAAGCAGCCAGATGGTCACCCACTGTACAAACTATCTGAGCCTGGGCTGGACGGtgctgctctctgcagccctgaCTTCCAGCAGCCCCAGGAGCTGGAGCTCCAGGAGTCCCGAGGACATGCCCCCCCAGAATGTACCAG CGCCCAATCCCATGGAGCCCTGAGCAGCCTTGGGAGGCCCAGCCACTCTCTGCTGTGCGTGGAAGAGGAGGTCAAGAACCGGAAAAGACCCAGGCTCTCCAATGGACCCGAGGCCAGTCCTAGCCTTGTCTCTCACTTCCGTCGTGTGCTGAGCGGGCCACAGCCCCAGGGCCCATCCCCCTTTGGACACATCCTTCAGAGCAATAGCCTGGATCTCCACAGCAGACGTCCCCAGGACGGGCTGCCACACACCAGGACTCTGGACAATCCCAGAGCCACGCATTCTGGGGCCTCGGTGCTCTacaggcccagcccagagccactgGAGTCTCCATCCCTGAATTACGGACTTGAGGATTGCTGCCCATGGAGCGGCCGAGCTCCCTCAGGAGGCAGCAGCATTAGCAGCCAAGCGAGCAAGGTGACGGGTCTATACGCCGAGCTGGTcaaggagctggagctgcagatGGCCGAGCTGCGGAATCTCCTCGCCTCTCGGGAAGAGGCCGCCATGTGGCAGGAGAGGAGGAtcaaggagctggagctggagaaccagcagctgaagagccagctgcgGAACCTAGAGGAGCAGAACGACCTCCTCTCCAGCAGGaacggggcaggggcagcggcaGCCAGGACAGTGCTGCGGTCCGGAAACAGCTGTGTTG ACATCAACGAGAGCAACATCCAGTTCCTGAAGGGCCTGGTGGGGCTGCTGGAGAGCAACACGGCGTTGCAG GCCAATGGCCTCCAGCCATTCTCCTCTCCCAATATGGGGGAGCAGAGGTGCACCCCAGCTGAGGTCCCCAAAAGCCCCCCGGTCTGGAGGATGCGAGCTGGGGTCCCAAGCGGTTTCCCACCCTGGATCAGCACAGAGGACAGCTCGGGGAGCCCCGTCACGCTCAGTGATGCCACCTGCTTATGGGAGGAGAACGTACAAGATATGCTGCCCGATGGCACCCCAGTGTGGGCATCACCTGTGGAG GAGAATGGGAGGCCCAAGCTGGAGCTGATCCCCAACTCGGGGGTCTACATCACCCACAACCAGCTGGACGACCTCTCGCAGGTTTCCACCGACAAGCCCAAGCTGATGACCAGGCGCCTGCTGGATTACTTCTTCTCCCGGGAGACGCTCGCCAGATCTTCGGCCACCGGCCAGCGCATTGCCCACAACAACACGACCATGGAGAAACCCATCCGCCTGCCGGTCGCTGTGGTAAATGCTATCAAAG AGTACGTCACCAAAGTGTGCGGCAAGAGCTGCAACTTCAACGCCGTGATCAACAGCAAGTGCGGCACCTCCCGGAGGGCGGTCAAAAAAATGATCATCAAAATGGAGTAG
- the LOC144258115 gene encoding uncharacterized protein LOC144258115 isoform X2, with the protein MSGGVTDLQALQSHLQAMEQGTGDGKQPDGHPLYKLSEPGLDGAALCSPDFQQPQELELQESRGHAPPECTSAQSHGALSSLGRPSHSLLCVEEEVKNRKRPRLSNGPEASPSLVSHFRRVLSGPQPQGPSPFGHILQSNSLDLHSRRPQDGLPHTRTLDNPRATHSGASVLYRPSPEPLESPSLNYGLEDCCPWSGRAPSGGSSISSQASKVTGLYAELVKELELQMAELRNLLASREEAAMWQERRIKELELENQQLKSQLRNLEEQNDLLSSRNGAGAAAARTVLRSGNSCVDINESNIQFLKGLVGLLESNTALQANGLQPFSSPNMGEQRCTPAEVPKSPPVWRMRAGVPSGFPPWISTEDSSGSPVTLSDATCLWEENVQDMLPDGTPVWASPVEENGRPKLELIPNSGVYITHNQLDDLSQVSTDKPKLMTRRLLDYFFSRETLARSSATGQRIAHNNTTMEKPIRLPVAVSTSPKCAARAATSTP; encoded by the exons ATGTCTGGTGGTGTGACTGACCTGCAGGCTCTGCAGAGCCACCTCCAGGCCATGGAGCAAGGGACAGGAGATGGCAAGCAGCCAGATGGTCACCCACTGTACAAACTATCTGAGCCTGGGCTGGACGGtgctgctctctgcagccctgaCTTCCAGCAGCCCCAGGAGCTGGAGCTCCAGGAGTCCCGAGGACATGCCCCCCCAGAATGTACCAG CGCCCAATCCCATGGAGCCCTGAGCAGCCTTGGGAGGCCCAGCCACTCTCTGCTGTGCGTGGAAGAGGAGGTCAAGAACCGGAAAAGACCCAGGCTCTCCAATGGACCCGAGGCCAGTCCTAGCCTTGTCTCTCACTTCCGTCGTGTGCTGAGCGGGCCACAGCCCCAGGGCCCATCCCCCTTTGGACACATCCTTCAGAGCAATAGCCTGGATCTCCACAGCAGACGTCCCCAGGACGGGCTGCCACACACCAGGACTCTGGACAATCCCAGAGCCACGCATTCTGGGGCCTCGGTGCTCTacaggcccagcccagagccactgGAGTCTCCATCCCTGAATTACGGACTTGAGGATTGCTGCCCATGGAGCGGCCGAGCTCCCTCAGGAGGCAGCAGCATTAGCAGCCAAGCGAGCAAGGTGACGGGTCTATACGCCGAGCTGGTcaaggagctggagctgcagatGGCCGAGCTGCGGAATCTCCTCGCCTCTCGGGAAGAGGCCGCCATGTGGCAGGAGAGGAGGAtcaaggagctggagctggagaaccagcagctgaagagccagctgcgGAACCTAGAGGAGCAGAACGACCTCCTCTCCAGCAGGaacggggcaggggcagcggcaGCCAGGACAGTGCTGCGGTCCGGAAACAGCTGTGTTG ACATCAACGAGAGCAACATCCAGTTCCTGAAGGGCCTGGTGGGGCTGCTGGAGAGCAACACGGCGTTGCAG GCCAATGGCCTCCAGCCATTCTCCTCTCCCAATATGGGGGAGCAGAGGTGCACCCCAGCTGAGGTCCCCAAAAGCCCCCCGGTCTGGAGGATGCGAGCTGGGGTCCCAAGCGGTTTCCCACCCTGGATCAGCACAGAGGACAGCTCGGGGAGCCCCGTCACGCTCAGTGATGCCACCTGCTTATGGGAGGAGAACGTACAAGATATGCTGCCCGATGGCACCCCAGTGTGGGCATCACCTGTGGAG GAGAATGGGAGGCCCAAGCTGGAGCTGATCCCCAACTCGGGGGTCTACATCACCCACAACCAGCTGGACGACCTCTCGCAGGTTTCCACCGACAAGCCCAAGCTGATGACCAGGCGCCTGCTGGATTACTTCTTCTCCCGGGAGACGCTCGCCAGATCTTCGGCCACCGGCCAGCGCATTGCCCACAACAACACGACCATGGAGAAACCCATCCGCCTGCCGGTCGCTGTG AGTACGTCACCAAAGTGTGCGGCAAGAGCTGCAACTTCAACGCCGTGA